From the Quercus lobata isolate SW786 chromosome 6, ValleyOak3.0 Primary Assembly, whole genome shotgun sequence genome, one window contains:
- the LOC115994650 gene encoding uncharacterized protein LOC115994650 has translation MSTIQLPKVSNLTSQLADFGGILNLSWRAKYKIRNNWLTHSYNGHASPFWKNLLGVKHIIAKAECIVLGSGDSIRIWSDPWIPDLPGYIPSPKVDANPDLALVVSQLLSSDLCRWDVHKLNYFFNETVVDLIMKIPIPISHSVDSWSWTITNSGSFSAKSAYWLCRATSSPSKIDATRGQIWKSKFHERLKMLLWRIATNVLPSKEVISRFNENIDSCCSLCGLTTESSLHLFTICAIAKAVWFQSQWGLRMEEIGFESTSDFIGFLISPPFVDNLNPCQREEFLLFGAILCDVIWKLRNSFIFDSAVPNLEGVLSRIFSLFAEHKNSKASSTSHLASPSPQGWFPPSRLDIKINVDAAVGPRFSDIAVVVRDWRGELVFAGSMKVNTTLPLQVEAEAVRWAISLVPALDGDSVLVESDSQVVV, from the exons ATGTCTACCATCCAGCTTCCTAAAGTGAGCAACTTGACGAGTCAACTCGCAGATTTTGGTGGAATTCTAAATCTAAGTTGG AGGGCGAAATACAAGATCCGTAATAACTGGCTGACTCATTCCTATAATGGACATGCTTCCCCATTTTGGAAAAACTTGTTGGGTGTTAAGCATATCATCGCCAAGGCCGAATGTATTGTTTTGGGCAGTGGGGATTCTATTAGAATATGGTCTGATCCTTGGATCCCCGATCTTCCAGGCTACATTCCTTCCCCTAAGGTTGATGCTAATCCAGACTTGGCCTTGGTTGTGTCTCAGCTCTTGTCATCGGATCTATGTAGATGGGATGTTCACAAACTGAACTATTTCTTCAATGAGACGGTGGTTGATCTCATTATGAAAATCCCCATCCCAATTAGCCATTCTGTGGATAGTTGGTCATGGACTATCACAAACTCGGGGTCTTTTTCAGCCAAATCTGCTTATTGGCTATGCAGGGCAACCTCGTCCCCCTCGAAAATTGATGCTACTAGGGGTCAAATATGGAAATCCAAGTTTCATGAGCGCCTTAAGATGCTTTTGTGGAGAATTGCTACCAACGTGCTGCCTTCTAAAGAGGTAATCAGTAGATTTAATGAGAATATTGATAGTTGTTGTTCATTGTGCGGTTTGACTACTGAGTCTTCCCTTCACCTATTTACAATTTGTGCTATTGCTAAAGCTGTATGGTTTCAAAGTCAGTGGGGGTTGAGGATGGAAGAGATTGGATTTGAGTCCACTTCAGACTTTATTGGCTTTCTCATTTCTCCTCCGTTTGTGGACAATCTGAATCCTTGTCAAAGAGAAGAATTTTTGCTGTTTGGCGCCATCCTCTGTGATGTTATTTGGAAGCTTAGAAATAGTTTCATATTTGATTCTGCTGTGCCTAACTTGGAGGGAGTTTTGTCAAGGATTTTTAGCCTTTTTGCtgaacataaaaattcaaaagcaTCCTCTACTAGTCATCTGGCCTCGCCCTCTCCTCAGGGTTGGTTTCCTCCCTCAAGGCTggacataaaaataaatgtagacGCAGCAGTGGGTCCTCGCTTTTCTGACATCGCTGTAGTTGTGAGAGATTGGAGAGGGGAGTTGGTGTTTGCTGGCTCTATGAAAGTGAACACGACCCTCCCTCTTCAAGTTGAAGCAGAAGCAGTTAGATGGGCAATCTCTTTAGTTCCTGCTCTGGATGGTGATTCTGTTCTTGTGGAGTCTGATTCTCAAGTTGTTGTCTAG